In one window of Lewinella sp. 4G2 DNA:
- the cysN gene encoding sulfate adenylyltransferase subunit CysN codes for MNTDHTELLRFTTAGSVDDGKSTLIGRLLYDSKSIFEDQYEAITKTSEKRGEEGVNLALLTDGLKAEREQGITIDVAYRYFATPKRKFIIADTPGHIQYTRNMVTGASTANVALILVDARQGVVEQTRRHAFIASLLQIPHIVVCINKMDLVDFDETAYEKIKDDFQSFSHKLDVKDIDFIPMSALLGDNVVERSENTPWYEGSTLLYTLENVHIGSDNNFIDCRLPVQTVIRPYNDEFHDYRGYAGRIAGGVFKKGDKVTVLPSGFTSTIAKIDTYDGELQEAYPPMSVTLLLEDDIDISRGDMIVRENNQPDVSQDVEVMLCWFNERPLQPRGKYAIMHTTKEARCMIKDVRYRLDINTLHRDEENKEVKMNDICRVLLRTTAPLFTDAYRKNRITGSIILIDEGTNETVAAGMVI; via the coding sequence ATGAATACCGACCATACCGAACTCCTCCGCTTTACCACCGCCGGCTCCGTTGATGACGGTAAGTCTACGCTAATTGGCCGTCTGCTTTATGATTCCAAATCGATTTTTGAGGATCAGTACGAAGCCATTACCAAAACCTCCGAAAAACGGGGTGAGGAAGGCGTTAACCTGGCACTTTTGACGGACGGCCTCAAGGCGGAACGTGAGCAGGGAATTACTATCGACGTAGCCTACCGCTACTTCGCTACCCCCAAGCGGAAGTTCATCATCGCCGATACGCCCGGCCACATTCAGTACACCCGGAACATGGTGACCGGTGCCTCTACGGCAAACGTCGCCCTCATCCTGGTGGATGCCCGGCAGGGAGTAGTGGAGCAGACCCGCCGCCACGCATTCATTGCGAGCCTGTTGCAGATCCCACACATTGTGGTTTGTATCAACAAGATGGACCTGGTGGACTTTGACGAGACGGCGTACGAGAAGATCAAGGACGATTTCCAGAGTTTCAGCCACAAACTGGACGTTAAGGATATTGACTTCATCCCCATGTCTGCCCTCCTGGGTGATAACGTAGTCGAGCGGAGCGAGAATACCCCTTGGTACGAAGGCTCTACGTTGCTCTACACATTAGAGAACGTTCACATTGGCTCGGACAATAACTTTATCGATTGTCGTTTACCGGTTCAGACGGTTATCCGCCCCTACAATGATGAGTTCCACGACTACCGGGGCTACGCCGGACGGATTGCCGGTGGCGTCTTTAAGAAGGGAGATAAAGTGACGGTGCTGCCCAGTGGCTTCACCTCCACCATCGCCAAGATCGATACTTACGACGGGGAATTGCAGGAAGCCTACCCACCGATGTCCGTGACCCTATTATTGGAGGATGACATCGACATCAGCCGCGGCGATATGATCGTACGGGAGAACAACCAGCCCGACGTAAGCCAGGACGTTGAAGTAATGCTTTGCTGGTTCAACGAGCGGCCCCTGCAGCCACGCGGCAAGTACGCCATCATGCACACGACCAAAGAGGCGCGTTGTATGATCAAGGACGTACGCTACCGTCTGGACATCAATACCCTGCACCGGGACGAAGAGAACAAGGAAGTGAAGATGAACGACATCTGTCGGGTATTGCTGCGGACCACCGCGCCCCTCTTCACGGATGCCTACCGCAAAAACCGCATCACTGGTTCCATTATCCTCATTGACGAAGGGACTAACGAGACGGTTGCCGCAGGCATGGTGATATAA
- a CDS encoding CAP domain-containing protein, whose amino-acid sequence MAGQCGLEVDPFSSSPLTDVTDVTAARLIRIPRTAQDTLSRVFRVDDAMTKLRAFSLPLFLGLFVLLSCGCETDIVTGEPVSGDSTVITTVEPVDEPPTNTFSSQQLRALELVNDIRAEGCRCGTEQMPPVAPLALAPALNRAAYAHSTDMARNNKMQHQGSDGSNVGQRVSSTGYEWRAVAENVAWNQPDVAAVVTAWKGSPGHCRNLMSSTYTEMGFAEQDRYWTQVFARQR is encoded by the coding sequence GTGGCTGGACAATGTGGGCTGGAAGTAGACCCATTCAGTTCCTCACCTTTGACGGATGTGACGGATGTGACGGCTGCACGGCTCATTAGGATTCCCCGAACCGCCCAGGATACTTTGTCTCGTGTCTTCCGCGTTGATGATGCCATGACGAAGCTACGTGCCTTTTCCCTTCCCCTTTTCCTCGGCTTATTCGTGCTACTATCGTGTGGCTGCGAAACCGACATTGTAACCGGTGAACCCGTCTCCGGTGATTCGACGGTCATCACTACTGTAGAGCCAGTGGACGAACCGCCGACCAACACCTTCTCCTCCCAACAGTTACGAGCGCTAGAATTGGTCAACGATATCCGGGCCGAAGGCTGTCGCTGCGGTACTGAGCAAATGCCACCCGTGGCTCCCCTCGCGTTGGCTCCTGCCCTCAACCGCGCCGCCTACGCGCACTCCACGGACATGGCCCGTAACAACAAGATGCAACACCAGGGTAGCGACGGGTCAAACGTCGGCCAGCGCGTATCCAGCACGGGCTACGAATGGCGGGCAGTAGCCGAAAACGTCGCCTGGAACCAACCCGACGTAGCGGCCGTGGTCACTGCCTGGAAGGGAAGCCCCGGCCACTGCCGCAATCTGATGTCTTCCACCTACACCGAAATGGGCTTCGCCGAGCAGGACCGGTACTGGACGCAAGTGTTTGCACGCCAGCGCTAA
- a CDS encoding ion transporter — protein sequence MANRRIRNRVHEIIFEADTPTGKFFDILLLVMIVLSVITVMLESSDDYQASYGQLFLVLEWGFTILFTVEYLLRLWVTIRPWKYATSFYGIIDLLAILPTYLTIFLSGFGAQAFVIIRILRLLRVFRIFKLGKFLGEGDQLRRALIASRNKITVFLFAVTLLVIIIGAIMYLVEGGSNEGFSSIPRAVYWAIVTLTTVGYGDITPKTNIGQFLSAMVMIIGYAIIAVPTGIVTNEMLSSTNRDKHRNTQVCRYCAKDGHDNDAIHCKYCGGRLNEET from the coding sequence ATGGCCAACCGCCGCATCAGAAATCGGGTACACGAAATCATTTTCGAGGCGGACACGCCGACGGGGAAGTTCTTCGATATCCTGTTGCTCGTGATGATCGTGCTGAGCGTCATCACGGTGATGCTGGAGAGTTCGGATGATTACCAGGCCTCCTACGGGCAGTTATTTCTGGTGCTGGAATGGGGGTTTACCATCCTGTTTACGGTGGAATACCTGCTGCGCCTGTGGGTGACGATCCGGCCGTGGAAGTACGCCACCAGCTTTTACGGGATCATTGACCTGCTGGCGATCCTGCCAACTTACCTCACGATCTTCCTGTCCGGTTTTGGCGCCCAGGCCTTCGTCATTATTCGGATCCTGCGCCTGTTGCGGGTCTTCCGGATCTTCAAACTGGGGAAATTTCTCGGGGAAGGGGACCAACTACGGCGCGCCCTGATTGCCAGCCGGAATAAGATCACCGTCTTTCTTTTTGCCGTGACGCTGCTGGTCATCATCATCGGCGCCATCATGTACCTCGTGGAGGGCGGCTCCAACGAAGGCTTCAGCTCCATCCCCCGCGCCGTGTACTGGGCGATCGTGACGCTGACGACCGTGGGCTACGGCGACATTACGCCGAAGACCAACATCGGCCAGTTCCTTTCCGCAATGGTGATGATCATCGGTTACGCCATCATCGCCGTGCCCACCGGCATCGTCACCAACGAAATGTTGAGTTCGACGAATAGGGATAAGCACCGCAATACCCAGGTCTGCCGCTACTGCGCCAAGGACGGCCACGATAACGATGCCATTCACTGTAAGTACTGCGGTGGCCGCCTCAACGAGGAAACTTAG
- a CDS encoding YihY/virulence factor BrkB family protein, which produces MEQHTIFSRAWGFTKELFQNYTDDDALNLGAALAYYTVFSFAPLLMVATTIASYFFGEEAVSGRLYGELASLLGPKSAETIQEIVSNAYTSGDSWWATAISIGTLVFAATGVFANLQISLNKIWEIKPKPENGIKAFIMKRILSFSFVVGLGFLLMVTLVVNALVLGFMDKIAEMIPGLGTYVLAIGTWLLTTIITAGVFAMMFRYLPDAKARWRDILVGSVFTAILFGIGRILIGFYIGNSDFSSTYGAAGALITLLVWTYYNSQILFLGAEFTFVWAARNGNPILPDDHAVKIVTEEIVLTEKQIHQQAQETAVNGAITTPPRPVKDPDRISQRPVG; this is translated from the coding sequence GTGGAGCAGCATACAATTTTTAGCCGCGCCTGGGGATTTACCAAGGAATTATTCCAGAATTATACCGACGACGACGCCCTCAACCTCGGGGCCGCCCTGGCTTACTATACTGTCTTCAGTTTTGCTCCACTACTAATGGTGGCTACCACCATTGCGAGTTATTTCTTCGGAGAAGAAGCAGTTTCCGGGCGCTTGTACGGGGAGCTGGCCAGTTTACTCGGACCCAAATCGGCGGAAACCATTCAGGAAATTGTTTCCAACGCATATACTTCGGGGGATTCCTGGTGGGCTACGGCCATCAGCATCGGTACGCTCGTCTTCGCTGCTACCGGGGTGTTTGCCAACCTGCAAATCAGTTTGAATAAGATCTGGGAGATCAAACCGAAGCCGGAGAACGGCATCAAGGCGTTCATCATGAAGCGCATCCTCAGCTTCAGTTTCGTTGTGGGCCTGGGTTTTCTCCTGATGGTCACGCTCGTCGTCAACGCCCTCGTCCTGGGTTTTATGGATAAGATCGCCGAGATGATTCCCGGCCTGGGGACCTACGTACTGGCCATCGGTACCTGGCTCCTGACCACCATCATCACGGCCGGGGTTTTTGCCATGATGTTCCGTTACCTACCGGACGCCAAGGCGCGGTGGCGCGACATCCTCGTGGGCTCCGTCTTCACGGCCATTTTGTTTGGAATTGGCCGCATCCTGATCGGCTTCTACATTGGTAACAGTGACTTCAGCAGTACCTACGGAGCAGCGGGGGCCCTCATTACCCTGTTGGTTTGGACGTACTACAACAGCCAGATCCTATTTCTGGGAGCCGAATTCACCTTTGTCTGGGCGGCCAGAAACGGAAATCCCATTTTGCCGGACGACCACGCCGTGAAGATCGTTACCGAAGAGATTGTGCTAACCGAGAAGCAAATTCACCAACAGGCCCAGGAAACGGCGGTGAATGGAGCTATTACAACTCCGCCGCGGCCGGTAAAGGACCCGGACCGTATTTCCCAACGGCCGGTAGGTTAA
- a CDS encoding glucosaminidase domain-containing protein, with product MSSSNTAPARTAGNDRVLTIDWSLLFRRIASRGRQAFTSARYQAQQTEYVPSAWMQRLGISWFRLGLIAIALFVFTQKQVDFKVSMGEEGLAFGVSQRTASPTEGAAAGAGEGRTATMSLIPSFTGNSKETAVPAWSVDELDEAAVRAYISRFEKVAQGEERKYSIPAAANMALAIIHSNAGKSTAATKKNNHFFPVTANTYYENAWMNWRSHSKLISEKYPELAAESVNYQQWTAALARTNYSNNPKLADRIMDVVERYGLERL from the coding sequence ATGTCTTCTTCAAACACTGCTCCGGCGCGCACCGCCGGTAATGACCGCGTACTCACTATTGACTGGTCACTCCTTTTCCGGCGCATCGCTTCCCGTGGTCGCCAGGCTTTCACCTCCGCTCGCTATCAGGCGCAGCAAACCGAATACGTTCCGTCCGCCTGGATGCAACGGCTAGGCATCAGCTGGTTCCGTTTAGGTCTAATCGCCATTGCCCTTTTCGTCTTCACGCAGAAGCAAGTTGACTTCAAAGTCAGCATGGGTGAGGAAGGATTGGCCTTTGGTGTCAGCCAACGCACCGCTTCTCCTACCGAGGGCGCTGCCGCAGGTGCCGGGGAAGGACGGACGGCCACGATGAGCCTGATCCCCTCCTTCACTGGGAACAGTAAAGAAACCGCGGTACCCGCCTGGAGCGTGGACGAATTAGACGAAGCCGCCGTACGGGCCTACATCAGCCGATTCGAAAAGGTGGCCCAGGGGGAAGAGCGCAAGTACAGCATCCCCGCTGCAGCGAACATGGCCCTGGCCATCATTCACAGCAATGCGGGTAAGAGTACGGCCGCTACGAAAAAGAACAACCACTTCTTCCCCGTAACCGCTAACACCTACTACGAGAATGCCTGGATGAACTGGCGTTCCCACAGCAAGTTGATCAGCGAGAAGTACCCGGAACTGGCCGCAGAATCCGTCAACTACCAGCAATGGACGGCCGCCCTCGCCCGTACGAACTACAGCAACAATCCTAAGCTAGCTGACCGCATCATGGACGTCGTCGAACGCTACGGCCTGGAACGTCTGTAA
- a CDS encoding 4'-phosphopantetheinyl transferase superfamily protein, translating into MPIQFHETLSAPGEWGLFHITEAEEELAASVPLFPLEQEQIDRIKGSGQRREYLAARLLLHKMSGRHERGELYKDNDGKPHLANSHFHVSISHTVNYAAAVAHPDPCGIDVQRIVTKIERIAPRFISDAEFVQIKNQHRIMQMHLIWSAKEAMYKAFGKRELDFREHLYVDFGNYQPGQTTASAMLRKGPTEMVFNLHFRYLEEAVVVACIELRPPAVQ; encoded by the coding sequence ATGCCCATTCAATTTCACGAAACACTTAGCGCACCCGGCGAATGGGGTCTGTTCCACATTACCGAGGCTGAAGAGGAGTTGGCGGCGTCCGTCCCTCTTTTCCCCTTGGAGCAGGAGCAAATTGATCGGATAAAGGGTAGCGGACAACGCCGGGAATACCTCGCGGCACGCCTGCTCCTCCACAAAATGAGTGGCCGCCACGAGCGGGGCGAATTATACAAGGACAACGACGGTAAACCTCACCTGGCCAACTCCCACTTCCACGTTTCCATTAGCCATACGGTCAACTACGCTGCGGCGGTTGCCCACCCTGATCCCTGTGGCATCGACGTGCAACGGATCGTCACCAAGATTGAACGGATTGCCCCTCGCTTCATTAGCGATGCCGAATTTGTCCAGATCAAGAATCAACACCGGATCATGCAGATGCACCTGATCTGGTCGGCAAAGGAGGCCATGTACAAGGCTTTTGGCAAACGAGAGCTGGACTTCCGGGAACACCTTTACGTAGACTTCGGTAACTACCAGCCCGGCCAGACCACCGCTTCCGCCATGTTGCGCAAGGGGCCGACCGAAATGGTCTTTAACCTCCACTTCCGTTACCTCGAAGAAGCCGTTGTGGTAGCCTGCATTGAGTTGCGACCACCGGCAGTGCAATGA
- a CDS encoding WD40 repeat domain-containing protein, which produces MLKRIAERNGHLGAIYDLEPAPDGFYSAAADGYIVHWHLQDVDFGQVVARVEGGKFFSLVTLASGGFVAGALDGGVHWLYPGNDDHNLHVAAHQRPVYAAVVVAGWLFTAGGDGVLIKWDLQQRRTVESSVLSPNSLRCITAGPDGTLLVGASDGYIYIVQQDSMEVLRKVYANQPSVFTVASVPGAAESTLISGGRDARLLIMELSGAAAQTVSVDAHLSTVNHLSFSPNGEYLATASRDKTVKLWRYNSGSLTLLKVAEVVRDRGHVNSVNTLLWLDDQTLITAGDDRRILEWRVG; this is translated from the coding sequence ATGCTGAAAAGAATCGCCGAGCGCAACGGCCACCTAGGCGCTATTTATGATTTGGAGCCTGCACCCGATGGTTTCTACTCCGCTGCAGCCGATGGTTACATCGTACACTGGCACTTACAGGACGTAGACTTCGGCCAGGTAGTCGCCCGCGTGGAAGGCGGCAAATTCTTTTCACTGGTGACGTTAGCAAGCGGGGGCTTCGTAGCCGGCGCGTTGGACGGTGGTGTCCACTGGCTCTACCCTGGCAACGATGACCATAACCTACACGTGGCCGCTCACCAGCGCCCGGTGTACGCAGCGGTAGTAGTGGCGGGTTGGCTATTTACTGCCGGTGGGGATGGAGTGCTCATCAAATGGGATCTCCAGCAACGCCGGACGGTTGAGAGTAGCGTCTTGAGCCCTAATTCTCTGCGATGCATCACCGCTGGGCCCGACGGCACTTTACTGGTTGGTGCCAGCGACGGCTACATATATATTGTACAGCAAGATTCGATGGAGGTACTGAGGAAGGTTTATGCCAACCAGCCTTCGGTATTCACCGTTGCCAGCGTACCGGGAGCAGCTGAATCTACTCTCATTTCCGGTGGACGGGATGCTCGTCTGTTAATTATGGAACTCAGCGGGGCCGCAGCCCAGACGGTTAGTGTGGACGCCCACCTATCTACGGTTAATCACCTCTCGTTCAGCCCCAACGGAGAATACCTGGCCACGGCCAGCCGGGATAAGACCGTTAAACTATGGCGTTACAATAGTGGAAGCTTGACCTTACTAAAGGTCGCCGAAGTCGTCCGTGACCGCGGGCACGTCAATTCCGTGAATACTTTATTGTGGTTGGACGACCAGACACTCATCACCGCTGGCGACGATCGTAGAATCCTGGAATGGCGGGTAGGGTAG